The genomic window GGTGAACGTGTCGGTCACGGTCTTCCCGGTGACGCGGCGGTGGGCACTGAGGTGCAGCAGGTAGCGGGAGTGGTCGTCGAGCCAGCCGATGATCTCCACTCCGGCGCCAGTGCTGAGGGTCCAGTGGGTGAAGTCGGACTGCCACATCTGGTTGGGCCGGTCCGCGGCGAACCGCAGCAGCGAGCTCTTGGGCCGCTTCTGGCGTTGCGGGGTGACCTTCCCGGCACGGGTCAGGATCCGCCACACCGTGGTCCGGCCGATCCGATGCCCCTCGCGAAGCATGTGGGTGTGGATCGTGTCCGGTCCGGCGTCCAGGCCGTCTGCGGTGAGCTGGTCGCGCACCTCGAGCACTCGCGCCTGGACCGGTTCGGGGACCCGGTTCGCGTTCGAGTGCGGCGCTGACGACCGCGGCCGGAACGCGGCATCGCCTTCCTCGAGCCACCGGTGATGCAGCCGATGCACCAGCGACTTGGCCACCCCGTACCGGCGGGCGACCTGCCCATAGGAGAGTCCCTGGACGGTCACGGCCTTGATCAGCACCTCGGGCTTGCTCACCCTCCGACCGTGCCGCGAAGCCGTTCACAATGACGCGGGACATCCCAGCCCGCACATCCCAACCGTTCACAATGTCGCGGGACACCCGTTCACAAGGTCGTGGAATCAGACACCGTCATCCCCTCCGTGTGACCTCACCCCGCCTCGCGCGATCGCCGCGGAGTACGCTGGATACGACAGCAGGCATCGTGGCGTCGAGGAGGATGCGCCGTGACCTCAGGGCGGTCGGAGCGGACGCGGGTCATCGCCGATCTGGCGTGGCTCGGCGGCGTGATCCAGGTCGCCTTCGGCGCGGCACTGCTCGCGACATCGGAGGCGCCGGTCGTGGCGGCGACGCTCGCCATCATCGGCGGATCGGCGACGGTCCTCGCCGGCACGCTCGTGTTCGTCAGGGCGCGCGCGTCGTGGACGACCGCGATGCTCGCCTTCGCGCTCTCGCTCGGCGCCGCGGCATATGCCGCGTGGGTCGCCGCCCCGTACTGGCGGGGGGCGCTCGTGGCCGGTGTGCTGGCCCTCGGCGGCCTGCTCGCCGAGTGGACCGACCGCCTGCCCGCGTCGGCGGGCCCGCGCAGCGGCGGGCGGCGATGAGTGCGGCATCGAGCACGCCGTCCGGTTCCCGGCATCGTTCGCGACTGCACCCGAGCAGACCCGAATCGGCGCTCGCGGGGCGGTGGACCGAGATCGACGGCCTCGAGGTGTTCTACCGCGAGTCGCCGAGCCAGCCCGACGCTCCCGCGATGATGCACGTGCACGGCTTCGGCCTCTCGGGCCGCTACCTGCTGCCGACCGCCGAGCTCCTGAGTGACGAGTTCCACACGCTCGTGCCCGACCTGCCCGGCTTCGGGCGCAGCCAGGGCGCCTCGATGGGCCTCGACGTCCCCGACCTCGCGCATGCCGCCGCACGGTTCCTCGACGACCGCGGCGTCGACCGGGTGACGCTCGTGGGCAATTCGATGGGATGCCCCGTCATCACCGAGTTCGCCCGCCTCCACCCCGATCGCCTCGAACGCGCCGTGCTCGTCTCCCCGGCCGGCGGCATGTACAACCAGCCGCTCCGACGAGCCGTCGCGCAGCTCACACGCGACGGCCCACGCGAGCCGACGCGCATGGTCGGCGTCGCCGTCCCGGACTACCTGCGCTTCGGGGTGCCCAGCACGCTGAAGATGTTCCGCGCACTCACGCAGTACCCGTCGCTCGAGCGGCTGCTCGAACTCGAGGTCCCGACGCTCGTCGTCATCGGCGACCGCGATCCGCTGATGCCGCCGACGCGGCGCGTGCACGAGGTGGCGTCGATGACCGACACCCACGTGCTGCTGGTCGGCATCCGTGGCGCAGCGCATGCGATCAACTTCAGCCATCCCGGCGAGCTCGCCCACGTCATCCGCCAGTTCATGGCGGACGAACCCATCACCGACGACCCGGACTCGCCGGGTCTTGCACGCGTCGTCGAGATCCATCGCGGAGCGCACCACCCGCGCGCGAAGGGCACCTGACGGGGCACGGACCGCAACGCGTCCGCGTCCGCGGACTCGATAGGCTCATCCGGATGATCCCCTCCGGCCAGCGTCACCACTGGATGGACGCGCTGCGCGGCGCCGCCGTGCTCCTCGTCGCCCTGTGGCATGCGTTCTCGATCCCCTACCGGGAGACTCCTCCCGGGATCGAGTGGGCCTTCGACTTCCTCTCGGTCTATCGCATCCCGCTGCTGATGTTCCTCTCCGGCCTGCTCCTGGACCACTCGCTCTCGAAGCCGGTCTCGGCGTACGTCGGCGGGAAGCTGCGGCGGATCGCCTGGCCGTTGCTCGTCTGGTCGCTGGTGCTCATCCTCATCGCATGGCGAGCCGCGAAGCCCGACTCGGTCGGCTTCTGGTTCGGCGAGGACTCGCACCTCTGGTATCTCGGGGTCCTGCTGGTCTGCTACGCCATCG from Agromyces aurantiacus includes these protein-coding regions:
- a CDS encoding alpha/beta fold hydrolase translates to MSAASSTPSGSRHRSRLHPSRPESALAGRWTEIDGLEVFYRESPSQPDAPAMMHVHGFGLSGRYLLPTAELLSDEFHTLVPDLPGFGRSQGASMGLDVPDLAHAAARFLDDRGVDRVTLVGNSMGCPVITEFARLHPDRLERAVLVSPAGGMYNQPLRRAVAQLTRDGPREPTRMVGVAVPDYLRFGVPSTLKMFRALTQYPSLERLLELEVPTLVVIGDRDPLMPPTRRVHEVASMTDTHVLLVGIRGAAHAINFSHPGELAHVIRQFMADEPITDDPDSPGLARVVEIHRGAHHPRAKGT